In Candidatus Defluviibacterium haderslevense, the following are encoded in one genomic region:
- a CDS encoding T9SS type A sorting domain-containing protein: protein MKIRFFILRITALWLICHSTSLNAQSPLPCGQEHVLSNWFSNHPEMKLKYEESVKRIKESIKFNKNSNQDKILSEPITIPVVFHILHLGGSENISNEQIYDQIRILNRDYQKQNEDTSNVVTAFQNNIANVGFKFVLAKIDPDGRCTNGIIRHLTSKTFWNADSIDHFTYTWPPDKYLNFYIVKSINIAPAYTFLPDIGIPEYADAIVCESRLVGSIGTATSANSRVLTHEVGHWFGLPHIWGISNAPGVACGDDYVEDTPDTKGFVSCNINNSKICDPNIEENVQNYMDYSPCKLMFTNGQAAYMKKTIELGLNKRNRLVSEANLKLTGVKEELSCLTKADFLSSYSSICKDESITFKNNSQSGNNINDLSWIIKGGIPSFSKDSIINVRFLDTGIFEVKLIVSGIQNIDSISKFIRVFYGNNGKKAPQMYSFEDGIMPSDFIRFQNQASDVRWEVLPSIGAENTNHCVFLNHAGGTYPDQRAYLETPFYDLSQNNKPRMSFYYAYAKKYANQADSFRMEYTLDCGKTWNIFLGLHNTQIMASLTGGVNSTAFYPTTNQHWRKLILMNTFESIFKNQPSVKFRFLFKSDPKVAGSNNLFIDEINITDESLTSSKDLLDEGVVTIYPNPSSSEVYLEMIHFGPKAHPIEIGNLTSQHIEVIQPEFISGSKSRYLINKNSHLSPGIYYVKIRTEKQTEIIRKIVILEK from the coding sequence ATGAAGATCAGATTTTTTATATTGAGGATAACAGCTTTATGGTTAATATGCCATTCAACTTCATTGAATGCACAATCACCACTTCCTTGTGGGCAGGAGCATGTGTTATCAAACTGGTTTTCTAATCACCCTGAAATGAAACTTAAATACGAGGAGTCAGTCAAGCGAATCAAAGAGTCCATAAAATTTAACAAAAATTCAAATCAGGATAAGATCTTATCAGAGCCAATCACTATCCCCGTAGTGTTTCATATTCTACATTTGGGCGGATCGGAAAATATAAGTAATGAACAAATATATGATCAAATCAGAATTTTGAATCGCGATTATCAAAAACAAAATGAAGACACTTCAAATGTTGTTACAGCCTTTCAAAATAATATTGCTAATGTTGGATTTAAATTCGTGCTGGCTAAGATTGATCCAGATGGTCGTTGCACCAATGGAATCATAAGACATTTAACCAGTAAAACATTTTGGAATGCAGATAGCATAGATCATTTTACTTACACATGGCCCCCTGACAAATATTTGAATTTCTATATTGTTAAAAGCATCAATATCGCACCTGCATATACCTTTTTACCTGACATTGGAATTCCTGAATATGCAGATGCCATAGTATGTGAATCCAGATTAGTAGGCAGCATTGGAACTGCCACTTCTGCAAACTCGAGAGTGTTGACACATGAGGTTGGACATTGGTTTGGATTACCTCACATTTGGGGGATCAGTAATGCACCAGGGGTGGCGTGTGGTGATGATTATGTAGAAGATACTCCAGACACCAAAGGCTTTGTGAGTTGCAACATCAATAATTCCAAAATTTGTGATCCGAATATTGAAGAAAACGTTCAAAATTACATGGATTATTCACCCTGCAAATTAATGTTTACCAACGGTCAGGCTGCCTACATGAAGAAGACTATTGAATTAGGATTAAATAAAAGAAATCGATTGGTTAGTGAAGCCAATTTAAAATTAACTGGCGTTAAAGAAGAATTATCCTGTTTGACAAAAGCTGATTTTTTGTCATCTTATTCATCCATTTGTAAAGATGAGTCCATCACTTTCAAAAATAATAGCCAATCTGGAAACAATATCAATGACCTGAGTTGGATTATCAAAGGTGGCATACCTTCATTTTCAAAAGATTCAATAATAAACGTAAGATTTCTTGATACCGGGATCTTTGAAGTTAAACTTATCGTTTCAGGAATTCAAAATATCGACAGCATTTCAAAATTCATTCGTGTTTTCTATGGAAATAACGGCAAGAAAGCACCACAAATGTATTCCTTCGAAGATGGCATCATGCCTTCAGATTTTATCAGATTTCAAAATCAAGCATCCGATGTTCGATGGGAAGTATTACCAAGTATAGGTGCAGAAAATACGAATCATTGCGTTTTTCTAAATCATGCTGGTGGCACTTATCCGGACCAAAGAGCCTATTTAGAAACACCCTTTTATGATTTATCTCAGAATAATAAACCACGAATGTCATTCTATTATGCCTATGCAAAAAAATACGCAAACCAAGCAGATTCTTTCAGAATGGAATACACCCTTGATTGCGGTAAAACATGGAACATTTTCCTAGGTCTGCATAATACTCAAATCATGGCTTCACTTACCGGAGGAGTTAATTCTACAGCATTCTACCCTACTACAAATCAACATTGGAGAAAATTAATCCTGATGAATACTTTTGAATCCATTTTTAAAAACCAGCCAAGTGTCAAATTCAGGTTCTTATTTAAGAGTGACCCGAAAGTTGCAGGTTCTAACAATTTATTTATTGATGAAATAAATATTACTGACGAATCTTTGACATCTTCGAAAGACCTACTTGATGAAGGTGTTGTTACTATTTATCCCAATCCATCTTCATCAGAAGTATATCTTGAAATGATTCATTTTGGACCTAAAGCACACCCAATTGAAATAGGCAATCTAACTAGCCAACATATAGAGGTAATTCAACCTGAATTTATTTCAGGCAGCAAATCAAGATATTTAATTAATAAAAATAGTCACTTGTCTCCTGGCATT